The DNA region actgaaatagtttttctcaaatttgactgaaaataggagtcatatttaacggCTACAAATTCAACTTTAGTTTCTTTACTTCATTACAGTTTGCCTATGTATAGAAAGCTTAAGATACCACACAAAATATGCATAACATTCTATCCAACATAAGAAAGGTACAAAAAAGAGTTCGTTATCATATGGAAACAGGTGAAGTTGCCACACTTACAGATCactaaaattttacaacaatGATGGAAATGTCATCCTTGCTGTTTCTCTTAACAGCTTCCTCAGTTAGGTGTTTTGCAGCAGATCGAGCATCCTTAATGCCTTTGATAGCATCGACAGCTTCTTGGTTTGACATTACCTGGAATTTAAGGAACGGACCATTAAATCTCAGGTTCAACACGTAGgttcaataaaagaaaaatgtgattaGATAGGGCTTACCTTCCATAAACCATCACTAGCCAATATTATGAGGTCGGTATCTTCGTCGATTGTTTCAATGCTCACATCTGGCTCCGAAGTAAGATGTTTCTTTAAACTCTTGTCACCAAATGCTCTCGCGACCGCAAGCTGACCGTCAACACGCGCGACATCCCCTGAAACAAAAACAATATCAGGAAAA from Gossypium hirsutum isolate 1008001.06 chromosome A04, Gossypium_hirsutum_v2.1, whole genome shotgun sequence includes:
- the LOC107947970 gene encoding probable protein phosphatase 2C 39; this translates as MDTNILEQAIDLGKGGSTAVTAILINCQKLVIANVGDSRAVISKNDVAKQLSVDHEPASERESIENRGGFVSNFPGDVARVDGQLAVARAFGDKSLKKHLTSEPDVSIETIDEDTDLIILASDGLWKVMSNQEAVDAIKGIKDARSAAKHLTEEAVKRNSKDDISIIVVKF